A genomic window from Sorex araneus isolate mSorAra2 chromosome 2, mSorAra2.pri, whole genome shotgun sequence includes:
- the FAM217A gene encoding protein FAM217A, with the protein MGRRSGESGASSLRVSHVSQESLPHWNLDSEVPAPESKAPLAGRESAAGGKINKNHLEIPVEQLIIELSLPEHSPRRTQNSKQGPFHLWSYPQKEDSPAENRDFRKGPTESGFSVSSGPVKLFTLRGLPAGPSVEKPVRPYAGLQMPLGLCWPYADGDFYKDKTESPMALFSAAESHSGEALPGPRWDLKPRVSVVEDVLTDESDFSENEKANDALLSYFKKMDLNLKPEKIDTVEGSFTEGSGEAFPYPDFLPPPLNTLDLHKLAFSRSESWKVSVEPLEGSMDPLLTRLLEMERLQHSTVQKERPRLQTTFCPAVTEGASSSRAAPKARQPKPPDAASLQTPCADKSREKRKSNPASCKFEQNPSKWNWGGSGKYKWNGRPSSFRSPATTKQAMAGYDDAKISKSSTLSPYQDTSAKPPTAPTGQSLVRVVSTRCLPPRSPGPVSPLPLPFPEYQKEELKVPRTKKKLYRKNIALNRPFYIQKLNCLSPTFIIAKDKCSPIDQK; encoded by the exons ATGGGGAGAAGAAGCGGTGAGAGCGGGGCCAGCAGCCTGCGAGTGTCCCATGTCTCCCAAGAG AGCTTACCTCACTGGAATTTGGACTCCGAAGTCCCCGCGCCCGAAAGCAAAGCCCCCCTCGCTGGCAGGGAGAGCGCAGCCGGTG GCAAAATTAACAAG AACCATCTGGAAATTCCTGTAGAGCAACTGATAATAGAACTGAGCTTGCCAGAGCATTCTCCCAGAAGAACACAG AACAGTAAACAAGGGCCATTTCACCTATGGAGTTACCCTCAGAAGGAAGACAGCCCCGCGGAGAACAG GGATTTCAGAAAAGGTCCCACGGAAAGTGGCTTTAGCGTAAGCAGTGGCCCTGTCAAGCTCTTCACCCTGCGAGGGCTGCCTGCCGGCCCATCTGTGGAGAAGCCCGTGCGGCCCTACGCTGGCCTGCAAATGCCCCTGGGCCTCTGCTGGCCCTATGCCGACGGGGACTTTTATAAGGACAAAACTGAGTCCCCCATGGCTTTGTTTTCAGCGGCAGAGAGCCACAGTGGCGAGGCCCTGCCCGGCCCACGCTGGGACCTGAAGCCCAGAGTCAGCGTTGTTGAAGACGTTCTGACAGACGAGAGCGATTTTTCAGAAAACGAGAAGGCGAATGATGCTTTACTCAGCTACTTCAAGAAGATGGACCTGAACTTAAAGCCAGAGAAGATCGACACCGTGGAAGGCTCTTTCACAGAAGGCTCGGGCGAGGCGTTTCCATACCCAGATTTCCTCCCGCCTCCTCTCAACACTCTGGACTTGCACAAACTGGCCTTCTCAAGATCCGAGAGTTGGAAAGTCTCCGTGGAGCCTCTAGAAGGTTCTATGGACCCCCTCCTCACTCGCCTGCTGGAGATGGAGAGGCTACAGCACAGCACTGTGCAGAAGGAGAGGCCGCGGCTGCAGACCACCTTCTGCCCGGCGGTCACGGAAGGCGCCTCGTCCTCCAGAGCTGCCCCCAAGGCGAGACAACCGAAACCGCCCGACGCCGCGAGCCTGCAGACACCGTGCGCAGACAAAAGTcgggagaaaaggaaaagcaatCCTGCTTCCTGCAAGTTTGAACAGAACCCTTCAAAGTGGAACTGGGGCGGCTCGGGCAAGTACAAGTGGAACGGGAGGCCGTCCTCCTTCAGAAGCCCCGCCACCACCAAGCAAGCGATGGCCGGCTACGACGACGCCAAGATTTCCAAAAGCTCCACTTTATCCCCGTACCAGGACACGTCAGCAAAGCCTCCGACTGCCCCCACCGGCCAGTCGCTGGTCAGAGTGGTCTCCACACGGTGCCTCCCGCCCAGGTCTCCAGGCCCAGTCTCACCCCTCCCGCTGCCTTTCCCCGAATACCAGAAGGAAGAACTCAAGGTACCAAGGACCAAGAAGAAACTTTACCGGAAAAACATCGCACTGAACAGACCCTTCTATATTCAGAAGCTCAACTGCCTGTCGCCTACGTTCATTATCGCCAAGGACAAGTGCTCACCCATTGACCAGAAGTAA